A part of Saimiri boliviensis isolate mSaiBol1 chromosome 13, mSaiBol1.pri, whole genome shotgun sequence genomic DNA contains:
- the TXNDC2 gene encoding thioredoxin domain-containing protein 2 — protein sequence MDIDKELVMESVTPGAPGKPEMRLGTKEETNEGDANESSLQVLSSNVPLLALDFLDTAQAKEKVFLPTVSHTFHMPIEESDTPQQGNDLPESSANTSQPKQDDIPKSPEETRQPKVGDICKSPEETIQSKNDLPKSSEEAIQPKEGDIRKSSAKHIQPKLGTIPKSSAKPIQPKLGTIPKSLAKPIQPKLGSIPKSSVKPSQPKTPEETIQAKEGDIPKSPEETVQAKEGDIPKSPEETVQAKEGDIPKSPEETIQAKESDITKFPEETIQAKESDITKSPKEAIQPKEGDISKFPEEAIQPKEGDIPKSPEGAIHPKEGDIPKSPEEAIQPKEADILKPEEETTESLEGDMVKMILSKEDFEAALKEAGQKLVAVDFSATWCGPCRTIRPFFHALSVKHEDVVFLEVDADDCEEVVRDCAVMRVPTFQFYKKEEKVDEFCGALKEKLEAAVAELK from the exons ATGGATATAGACAAGGAACTAGTAATGGAAAGTGTTACACCTGGAGCCCCTGGAAAACcagaaatgaggctgggcactaaggaagaaacaaatgaagGTGACGCTAATG AAAGTTCATTACAAGTCTTGTCCAGCAATGTGCCTCTCCTGGCCCTAGACTTCTTGGACACAGCCCAGGCAAAAGAGAAGGTCTTTCTCCCCACGGTCAGCCACACGTTCCACATGCCCATAGAGGAGTCCGACACCCCACAGCAAGGCAATGACTTACCCGAGTCCTCAGCAAACACCAGCCAGCCCAAGCAGGATGACATCCCCAAGTCCCCAGAAGAAACCAGGCAGCCCAAGGTGGGTGACATCTGCAAGTCCCCAGAAGAAACCATCCAATCCAAGAATGACCTCCCCAAGTCCTCAGAAGAAGCCATTCAGCCCAAGGAGGGTGACATCCGCAAGTCCTCAGCAAAACACATCCAGCCCAAGCTGGGCACTATCCCCAAGTCCTCAGCAAAACCCATCCAGCCCAAGCTGGGTACTATTCCCAAGTCCTTAGCAAAACCCATCCAGCCCAAGCTAGGCAGTATTCCCAAGTCCTCAGTGAAGCCCAGCCAGCCCAAGACCCCAGAAGAAACCATCCAGGCCAAGGAAGGTGACATTCCCAAATCCCCAGAAGAAACCGTCCAGGCCAAGGAAGGTGACATCCCCAAATCCCCAGAAGAAACCGTCCAGGCCAAGGAAGGTGACATCCCCAAATCCCCAGAAGAAACCATCCAGGCCAAGGAAAGTGATATCACCAAGTTCCCAGAAGAAACCATCCAGGCCAAGGAAAGTGACATCACCAAGTCCCCCAAAGAGGCCATCCAGCCCAAAGAGGGTGACATCTCCAAGTTCCCAGAAGAAGCCATCCAGCCTAAGGAGGGTGACATCCCCAAGTCCCCAGAAGGAGCCATCCATCCTAAGGAGGGTGACATCCCTAAGTCCCCAGAAGAAGCCATCCAGCCCAAGGAGGCTGACATCCTAAAGCCTGAAGAAGAAACAACTGAGTCCCTGGAGGGGGACATGGTGAAAATGATCCTGAGCAAGGAGGACTTTGAGGCAGCATTGAAGGAGGCTGGGCAGAAGCTGGTAGCTGTGGACTTCTCAGCCACGTGGTGTGGGCCCTGCAGGACCATCAGACCATTCTTCCATGCCCTATCTGTGAAGCACGAGGACGTGGTGTTCCTGGAGGTGGATGCTGATGACTGTGAGGAGGTGGTGAGAGACTGTGCTGTCATGCGTGTTCCAAcctttcagttttataaaaaagaagaaaaggtggaCGAGTTTTGTGGCGCCCTTAAGGAAAAACTCGAAGCAGCCGTTGCAGAATTAAAGTAA